A window of Juglans regia cultivar Chandler chromosome 7, Walnut 2.0, whole genome shotgun sequence contains these coding sequences:
- the LOC108982388 gene encoding uncharacterized protein LOC108982388 isoform X1, with protein sequence MRSLFRVDHILKFTSTYVVPRPVNYFQGQCAYRGLSYTMKMGGGEDKQSAVDQKKKHKTITSVWRPVCTQAISKEECMEKDVIVEPEEGDQVVEVLCSTSSNVSNVQHVIKAADAVTEATDSTISCSALQGSSDDIVLEGESELSKHSVSIKVGASLIRFVQGKGGSTQKKIEDEMGVRIIIPSSKKDDSIIIAGDSMDSITRASEKIQKIIDEAVKSPNLDYSHFISLPLAIHPELVDKLLNFQNSSLGNDDGCLDDNHGSNSNEDGDRKLNKRVDVAVELKADDDKECVNVNITKIPLVSYPPTASKSSHLSDLGIDKSIFIKPKTFHLTVLMLKLWNKDRVNEAAEVLQRISSKVMNALDNRPIAIRIKGLDCMKGSLAKARVLYAPVEEIGSEGRLLRACQVIIDAYTEAGLVLEKDTNHKLKLHATVMNARHRKRKKWTRSEPDSFDARGIFKQYGSEEWGEYLIREAHLSQRFAFDENGYYHCCASIPFPENIQVD encoded by the exons ATGAGGTCTCTATTCAG AGTGGACCATATACTGAAATTTACGAGTACATATGTCGTACCGAGGCCAGTTAATTACTTTCAG GGACAGTGTGCATATCGTGGTTTGAGCTATACTATGAAAATGGGTGGTGGAGAGGATAAGCAAAGTGCTGTGGACCagaaaaaaaagcacaaaacaATTACTTCTGTTTGGCGACCAGTCTGTACTCAAGCAATTTCTAAGGAAG AATGCATGGAAAAGGATGTAATAGTTGAGCCAGAAGAAGGGGATCAAGTTGTTGAAGTACTGTGTAGCACATCTAGCAATGTTTCTAATGTTCAACATGTCATAAAGGCAGCTGATGCAGTGACTGAAGCAACTGACTCAACTATCAGTTGTAGTGCTTTGCAGGGTAGTTCTGATGATATAGTCTTGGAAGGAGAATCAGAGCTTTCTAAGCATTCAGTTTCAATTAAG GTAGGTGCTTCCCTAATTCGTTTTGTACAAGGAAAAGG AGGATCTACACagaaaaagattgaagatgAGATGGGAGTCAGAATCATAATTCCATCATCCAAGAAGGATGATTCTATTA TCATTGCAGGCGATTCAATGGATAGTATAACTAGAGCTTCAGAAaagatacaaaaaataattgatgag GCAGTTAAAAGCCCAAATCTTGATTACTCTCACTTCATATCACTTCCATTGGCTATACATCCTGAACTAGTTGATAAGCttctcaattttcaaaactccTCACTGGGGAATGATGATGGTTGCCTAGATGACAATCATGGGAGCAATTCAAATGAAGATGGGGACCGAAAGTTAAATAAACGAGTTGATGTTGCTGTTGAACTCAAAGCCGATGATGACAAAGAATGTGTTAACGTGAATATAACTAAAATACCTCTTGTCAGTTACCCACCTACAGCTTCAAAGTCTTCTCATTTATCCG ACTTGGGAATTGACAAATCTATATTCATTAAACCAAAAACATTTCACCTGACTGTACTCATGCTAAAGCTGTGGAACAAGGACCGTGTTAATGAAGCTGCCGAGGTTTTGCAG AGAATCTCCTCAAAAGTGATGAATGCTTTGGATAATCGGCCTATTGCTATAAGAATTAAGGGGCTG GATTGCATGAAAGGTTCCTTGGCCAAAGCTCGCGTTCTTTATGCTCCTGTGGAAGAAATTGGCAGTGAGGGTCGACTCTTACGTGCTTGTC AAGTGATTATTGATGCATATACTGAAGCCGGACTAGTCCTAGAGAAAGATACAAATCACAAGTTAAag TTGCATGCTACAGTGATGAATGCTAGGCATAGAAAAAG GAAGAAATGGACTAGATCAGAACCTGATTCTTTTGATGCACGAGGCATTTTTAAACAGTATGGATCTGAGGAGTGGGGGGAGTATCTTATCCGTGAAGCTCATCTTTCACAAAGGTTTGCGTTTGATGAAAATGGATATTATCACTGTTGTGCTTCAATTCCCTTTCCTGAAAATATCCAAGTAGACTGA
- the LOC108982388 gene encoding uncharacterized protein LOC108982388 isoform X2: MKMGGGEDKQSAVDQKKKHKTITSVWRPVCTQAISKEECMEKDVIVEPEEGDQVVEVLCSTSSNVSNVQHVIKAADAVTEATDSTISCSALQGSSDDIVLEGESELSKHSVSIKVGASLIRFVQGKGGSTQKKIEDEMGVRIIIPSSKKDDSIIIAGDSMDSITRASEKIQKIIDEAVKSPNLDYSHFISLPLAIHPELVDKLLNFQNSSLGNDDGCLDDNHGSNSNEDGDRKLNKRVDVAVELKADDDKECVNVNITKIPLVSYPPTASKSSHLSDLGIDKSIFIKPKTFHLTVLMLKLWNKDRVNEAAEVLQRISSKVMNALDNRPIAIRIKGLDCMKGSLAKARVLYAPVEEIGSEGRLLRACQVIIDAYTEAGLVLEKDTNHKLKLHATVMNARHRKRKKWTRSEPDSFDARGIFKQYGSEEWGEYLIREAHLSQRFAFDENGYYHCCASIPFPENIQVD, from the exons ATGAAAATGGGTGGTGGAGAGGATAAGCAAAGTGCTGTGGACCagaaaaaaaagcacaaaacaATTACTTCTGTTTGGCGACCAGTCTGTACTCAAGCAATTTCTAAGGAAG AATGCATGGAAAAGGATGTAATAGTTGAGCCAGAAGAAGGGGATCAAGTTGTTGAAGTACTGTGTAGCACATCTAGCAATGTTTCTAATGTTCAACATGTCATAAAGGCAGCTGATGCAGTGACTGAAGCAACTGACTCAACTATCAGTTGTAGTGCTTTGCAGGGTAGTTCTGATGATATAGTCTTGGAAGGAGAATCAGAGCTTTCTAAGCATTCAGTTTCAATTAAG GTAGGTGCTTCCCTAATTCGTTTTGTACAAGGAAAAGG AGGATCTACACagaaaaagattgaagatgAGATGGGAGTCAGAATCATAATTCCATCATCCAAGAAGGATGATTCTATTA TCATTGCAGGCGATTCAATGGATAGTATAACTAGAGCTTCAGAAaagatacaaaaaataattgatgag GCAGTTAAAAGCCCAAATCTTGATTACTCTCACTTCATATCACTTCCATTGGCTATACATCCTGAACTAGTTGATAAGCttctcaattttcaaaactccTCACTGGGGAATGATGATGGTTGCCTAGATGACAATCATGGGAGCAATTCAAATGAAGATGGGGACCGAAAGTTAAATAAACGAGTTGATGTTGCTGTTGAACTCAAAGCCGATGATGACAAAGAATGTGTTAACGTGAATATAACTAAAATACCTCTTGTCAGTTACCCACCTACAGCTTCAAAGTCTTCTCATTTATCCG ACTTGGGAATTGACAAATCTATATTCATTAAACCAAAAACATTTCACCTGACTGTACTCATGCTAAAGCTGTGGAACAAGGACCGTGTTAATGAAGCTGCCGAGGTTTTGCAG AGAATCTCCTCAAAAGTGATGAATGCTTTGGATAATCGGCCTATTGCTATAAGAATTAAGGGGCTG GATTGCATGAAAGGTTCCTTGGCCAAAGCTCGCGTTCTTTATGCTCCTGTGGAAGAAATTGGCAGTGAGGGTCGACTCTTACGTGCTTGTC AAGTGATTATTGATGCATATACTGAAGCCGGACTAGTCCTAGAGAAAGATACAAATCACAAGTTAAag TTGCATGCTACAGTGATGAATGCTAGGCATAGAAAAAG GAAGAAATGGACTAGATCAGAACCTGATTCTTTTGATGCACGAGGCATTTTTAAACAGTATGGATCTGAGGAGTGGGGGGAGTATCTTATCCGTGAAGCTCATCTTTCACAAAGGTTTGCGTTTGATGAAAATGGATATTATCACTGTTGTGCTTCAATTCCCTTTCCTGAAAATATCCAAGTAGACTGA
- the LOC108982389 gene encoding protein JINGUBANG-like — MDLRGFLDEEQEKINLSRTLSFGARDQNSSESNVQQFASPRPSSASSAKSIPLPAPMSPETPWTLSPVRMSPSQPLLYHCIASLHRHEGNIFSITLTKDFIFTGSESKRIHVWKQPDCTQMGYVRANSGQVRAILAHGRLLFTTHSDCKIRLWNVSITAENFRPKKIATLPQRNPFFLFTRKSNHQHRNIISCLAYNHEEKLLYTGSWDRTVKAWNVSENRCVDSFVAHDGHVNAIVVNEHDGCVFTCSSDGSVKIWRRVFGENSHILTMTLKFQLSPVNALALSLSPSTFLLYSGSSDGLINVWEKEKMSGRYNHGGFLQGHHFAILCLVAIGDIVFSGSEDATIRVWRREEGNCLHSCLSVIEGHHGPVRCLAASLESDNLVKCLLIYSASLDQTFKVWRVKIYPAHEKAYLDEPVKDRQREVVEFEMNPVLSPSWVEKKRQGDHFQ; from the coding sequence ATGGACCTAAGAGGCTTCTTGGATGAAGAACAggagaaaattaatttatcaaGGACACTCTCTTTTGGTGCTCGTGATCAGAACTCATCTGAATCTAACGTCCAGCAGTTTGCTTCTCCAAGGCCATCTTCTGCTAGTTCAGCAAAATCAATCCCATTGCCCGCGCCTATGAGCCCCGAGACACCATGGACACTCTCCCCCGTGCGCATGTCTCCCTCTCAACCCCTTCTTTATCATTGCATTGCATCTCTACACCGCCATGAAGGTAACATTTTCTCTATCACACTCACCAAAGATTTCATATTCACTGGATCTGAGAGTAAACGAATCCACGTCTGGAAGCAACCAGACTGCACTCAAATGGGTTACGTAAGGGCCAATTCTGGTCAAGTTCGTGCCATCTTGGCCCATGGAAGACTTCTATTCACCACGCATAGCGACTGTAAAATCCGACTGTGGAATGTGTCCATCACAGCAGAGAATTTTCGACCAAAGAAGATCGCCACGTTGCCTCAAAGAAATCCATTCTTCTTGTTTACGAGAAAGAGCAACCACCAACACAGAAACATTATTTCTTGCCTAGCGTACAACCATGAAGAAAAGCTTTTATACACGGGCTCGTGGGATAGAACGGTTAAGGCCTGGAATGTCTCTGAAAATCGTTGTGTGGATTCGTTCGTGGCTCACGATGGCCATGTTAATGCAATTGTCGTCAATGAACATGATGGGTGTGTTTTCACTTGCTCTTCCGATGGCTCAGTTAAAATATGGAGAAGAGTGTTTGGAGAAAACTCTCATATCCTCACCATGACCCTGAAATTTCAACTTTCACCGGTGAATGCCTTGGCGTTGAGCTTGTCACCAAGCACTTTCTTGCTCTACTCTGGTTCGTCGGATGGGCTTATAAACGTTTGGGAGAAGGAGAAGATGTCTGGGAGATACAACCATGGAGGGTTTTTACAGGGCCATCATTTTGCTATCCTTTGCTTGGTAGCCATAGGGGACATAGTGTTTAGTGGTTCTGAGGATGCAACCATTAGGGTATGGAGGAGAGAGGAAGGAAATTGCTTACATTCATGTCTTTCAGTCATCGAAGGGCATCACGGGCCAGTGAGATGTTTAGCTGCTTCTTTAGAGTCGGATAATTTAGTTAAGTGTTTGCTGATTTATAGTGCGAGCTTGGATCAAACTTTTAAGGTATGGCGGGTGAAGATTTATCCCGCTCATGAGAAGGCATACTTGGACGAGCCAGTGAAAGATCGGCAAAGAGAAGTTGTGGAGTTTGAGATGAATCCTGTGTTATCGCCATCATGGGTAGAGAAGAAGCGTCAAGGAGATCATTTCCAGTAG